Proteins encoded in a region of the Pelmatolapia mariae isolate MD_Pm_ZW linkage group LG16_19, Pm_UMD_F_2, whole genome shotgun sequence genome:
- the LOC134645173 gene encoding MFS-type transporter SLC18B1-like, whose amino-acid sequence MLKMDQRPDLPTTEMSDNNTDNNTTAESTDPPQRFTRKEILTLISMASVNFGSMICYSILGPFFPTEAVKKGASQTVVGLIFGCYAVSNLIGSLVLGKYIVQIGAKFMLIAGLFVSSCCTIIFGFLDRAPAGPIFISLCFIVRSLDAVGFGAAMTSAFAMTAKIFPNNVATVLGSLEIFTGLGLILGPPLGGWLYQSFGYEVPFLSLGCLLLIMVPFNIYVLPSIEAVPSKDSFFRLLTHVKTILVCYVIFTLSAGLGFLDATLSLFAINRFGLSNGYVGLIMLGLSLPYCLASPLMGYFTDKHPATRMGVLVTGGITATIGFCLLGPAPFLHIQSQLWLLVVMLGLIGFSLGMSAIPTFPEIITCAYEIGFEEGLSTLGMVSGLFGAVWCTGMFYGPIVGGIIVQHLSFEWAATVQGALAFLGAFLIFVYSVCQRTKQQRVQENSQQADERTPLL is encoded by the exons ATGTTAAAAATGGACCAGCGTCCTGATCTTCCGACGACAG AGATGTCAGATAACAACACAGATAACAACACCACAGCTGAATCAACAGATCCTCCTCAGAGGTTCACAAGAAAAGAGATTCTCACCTTAATATCAATGGCGTCTGTCAACTTTGGCTCTATGATTTGCTACTCAATATTGGGCCCATTTTTTCCCACTGAG GCAGTGAAGAAAGGAGCCAGTCAGACTGTAGTTGGTCTCATATTTGGGTGTTATGCTGTCTCCAATCTAATTGGTTCATTGGTACTAGGAAAATAT ATTGTCCAGATTGGTGCTAAGTTCATGCTTATTGCAGGACTTTTTGTATCATCATGCTGCACGATTATATTTGG ATTTCTTGATCGGGCTCCTGCAGGACCTATATTCATCAGTCTGTGCTTTATTGTGAGGTCGCTTGATGCTGTCGGCTTTGGAGCTGCTATGACGTCTGCTTTCGCCATGACAGCAAAAATATTCCCAAACAATGTGGCAACTGTTTTG GGTAGCTTGgagattttcacaggactcGGCCTTATCCTGGGACCACCACTGGGAGGGTGGCTCTACCAGTCTTTTGGTTACGAAGTCCCTTTTTTAAGTCTTGGATGCTTGCTGTTGATTATGGTTCCTTTCAACATTTACGTCCTGCCGTCCATTG AGGCAGTCCCATCGAAGGATTCATTCTTTCGACTACTCACCCACGTGAAAACAATCCTGGTTTGCTACGTGATTTTCACTCTGAGTGCAGGTCTGGGCTTTTTGGATGCTACTTTGTCACTGTTTGCTATTAACAGG TTCGGTCTCTCAAATGGCTACGTGGGACTAATAATGCTTGGTTTATCTTTACCATATTGTCTGGCATCACCGCTGATGGGGTATTTCACAGATAAACATCCA GCCACTAGGATGGGGGTCTTGGTTACAGGAGGCATCACTGCTACAATTGGCTTCTGTCTGCTTGGTCCCGCCCCTTTTCTTCACATCCAGAG tCAGCTGTGGTTGCTGGTCGTCATGCTTGGCCTAATTGGATTTTCTCTGGGTATGAGTGCAATCCCCACGTTCCCTGAGATCATCACATGTGCATA TGAAATAGGATTTGAAGAGGGGCTAAGTACACTTGGAATGGTGTCTGGGTTATTTGGTGCAGTGTGGTGCACTGG GATGTTTTATGGCCCCATTGTGGGAGGAATTATTGTTCAACATCTCAGCTTTGAATGGGCTGCTACAGTTCAAGGAGCGTTGGCATTTTTGGGT GCATTTCTCATCTTCGTGTATTCTGTCTGTCAACGGACAAAACAACAAAG GGTCCAAGAAAACAGCCAACAAGCAGATGAAAGAACCCCTCTCCTATGA
- the LOC134644395 gene encoding MFS-type transporter SLC18B1-like, with translation MDQHADPPTREMSDNNTDNNTTAESTDPPQRFTRKEILTLISVASVNFGSMICYSILGPFFPTEAVKKGASQTVVGLIFGCYAVSNLISSLILGKYIVQIGAKFMLVAGLFVSSCCTIIFGFLDRAPAGPIFISLCFVVRSLDAVGFGAATMSAFAITAQIFPNNVATVLGILEIFAGLGLILGPPLGGWLYQTFGYNVPFLFLGCLMLIMVPLNIYVLPSIEAVPSKDSFFRLLTHVKTILVCYVVFTLSAGVGFLDATLSLFAINRFGLSNGYVGLIMLGLPLVYILASPLMGYFTDKYPATRIAFLVTGGIAATIGFCLLGPAPFLHIQSQLWLLVVMLGLIGFSLAMSVIPIFPELISCAYEIGFEEGLSTLGMVSGLYEAVWCTGTFYGPIVGGIIVQHLSFEWAAVVQGGLTFLGAFLMLLYSLCQRTKRQRVQENSQQADERTPLL, from the exons ATGGATCAACATGCTGATCCTCCGACGAGAG AGATGTCAGATAACAACACAGATAACAACACCACAGCTGAATCAACAGATCCTCCTCAGAGGTTCACAAGAAAAGAGATTCTCACCTTAATATCAGTGGCGTCTGTCAACTTTGGCTCTATGATTTGCTACTCAATATTGGGCCCATTTTTTCCCACTGAG GCAGTGAAGAAAGGAGCCAGTCAGACTGTAGTTGGTCTCATATTTGGGTGTTATGCTGTCTCCAATTTAATTAGTTCATTGATATTGGGAAAATAT ATTGTCCAGATTGGTGCTAAGTTCATGCTTGTTGCAGGACTTTTTGTATCATCGTGCTGCACTATTATATTTGG ATTTCTTGATCGGGCTCCTGCAGGACCTATATTCATCAGTCTGTGCTTTGTTGTGAGGTCGCTTGATGCTGTCGGCTTTGGCGCTGCTACAATGTCTGCTTTCGCAATCACAGCACAAATATTCCCAAACAATGTGGCAACTGTTTTG GGTATTTTGGAGATTTTTGCAGGACTCGGCCTTATCCTGGGACCACCACTGGGAGGGTGGCTCTACCAGACTTTTGGATACAATGtcccttttttgtttcttggaTGCTTGATGTTGATTATGGTTCCTTTAAACATTTACGTCCTGCCATCCATTG AGGCAGTCCCATCAAAGGATTCATTCTTTCGACTACTCACCCACGTGAAAACAATCCTGGTTTGCTACGTGGTATTCACTCTCAGTGCAGGTGTGGGCTTTTTGGATGCCACTTTGTCACTGTTTGCTATTAACAGG TTTGGTCTCTCAAATGGCTACGTGGGACTAATAATGCTTGGTTTGCCTTTAGTGTATATTCTGGCATCACCGCTGATGGGGTATTTCACAGATAAATATCCT GCCACTAGGATCGCTTTCTTGGTGACAGGCGGCATCGCTGCTACAATTGGCTTCTGTCTGCTTGGTCCCGCCCCTTTTCTTCACATCCAGAG tcAGCTGTGGTTGCTGGTCGTCATGCTTGGTCTAATTGGGTTTTCTCTGGCAATGAGTGTAATCCCCATATTCCCTGAGCTCATTTCATGTGCATA TGAAATAGGATTTGAAGAGGGGCTAAGTACACTGGGAATGGTGTCTGGGTTATATGAAGCAGTGTGGTGCACTGG GACGTTTTATGGCCCCATTGTGGGAGGAATTATTGTTCAACATCTCAGCTTTGAATGGGCTGCTGTAGTCCAAGGAGGGTTGACATTTTTGGGT GCATTTCTCATGCTTCTTTATTCTCTCTGTCAACGGACAAAACGACAAAG gGTCCAAGAAAACAGTCAACAAGCAGATGAAAGAACCCCTCTCTTATGA